One genomic region from Camelus bactrianus isolate YW-2024 breed Bactrian camel chromosome 3, ASM4877302v1, whole genome shotgun sequence encodes:
- the SAP30L gene encoding histone deacetylase complex subunit SAP30L: MNGFSTEEDSREGPPAAPAAAPAPGYGQSCCLIEDGERCVRPAGNASFSKRVQKSISQKKLKLDIDKSVRHLYICDFHKNFIQSVRNKRKRKTSDDGGDSPEHDTDIPEVDLFQLQVNTLRRYKRHYKLQTRPGFNKAQLAETVSRHFRNIPVNEKETLAYFIYMVKSNKSRLDQKSEGGKQLE; the protein is encoded by the exons ATGAACGGCTTTAGCACCGAGGAAGACAGCCGCGAAgggcccccagctgcccccgccgccgcccccgccccgggctACGGCCAGAGCTGCTGCCTCATCGAGGACGGCGAGCGCTGCGTCCGGCCCGCGGGCAACGCCTCCTTCAGCAAGAGGGTCCAGAAGAGCATCTCGCAGAAGAAACTCAAGCTGGACATCGACAAGAGC GTAAGGCACCTGTATATCTGTGACTTCCACAAAAACTTCATCCAGAGCGTACgaaataaaaggaagaggaagacgaGTGACGATGGTGGAGATTCTCCTGAGCACGACACTGACATTCCTGAG GTTGATCTGTTCCAGCTGCAGGTGAACACTCTCCGACGTTATAAACGACACTACAAGTTGCAGACCAGACCAGGCTTCAATAAGGCCCAGTTAGCAGAA ACTGTCAGCCGACACTTCAGGAACATACCTGTGAATGAAAAAGAGACCCTCGCTTACTTCATCTACATGGTGAAGAGTAACAAGAGTAGACTGGACCAGAAGTCAGAAGGCGGCAAGCAGCTCGAGTGA